The following coding sequences are from one Comamonas koreensis window:
- the cls gene encoding cardiolipin synthase, giving the protein MASLSPYLTKENIFAVLSVIWPIYLGVVGIWILMQRRAPVATLGWLLSMGSLPVVGLIVYYFIGPQRMKRQRIKRLRARNKNHVRETTRRIRDGQPEAPAQLREMVKLVEATCGFPITSAESVELLSGGAATFDRILEDVAQARHHVHLEYYIFEPDQTGTRLRDALVERAKAGVKVRMLVDALGSKRVNRKFIAPLLAAGGEFAVFHPTRIGRRLRPVINFRSHRKILVVDGQIGFTGGVNITDEEDRRVNTNAYHDVHLRMAGPIVTWLQTTFLEDWAYALEKSAQDMPANLDLLLPDMPDGRHAMQLVSSGPDNPTEPIHRAHVAAIQSATVRVWLTTPYFVPTEPAMYALTSAALRGVDVRLLVPEKSDSIFVTAAARSYYEELISAGAKVYEYSARMLHSKTLVVDDNLTIIGTANFDNRSFRLNYEVCAIGYGPELNARLQDQFNTDLMRSKQVASRRKQRFLPRLGDSIARLFSPLL; this is encoded by the coding sequence GTGGCGTCCCTCTCTCCGTATCTGACCAAGGAAAATATCTTCGCGGTGCTGTCCGTGATCTGGCCGATTTACCTCGGGGTGGTGGGTATCTGGATTCTGATGCAGCGCCGCGCGCCGGTGGCCACCTTGGGCTGGCTGCTGTCCATGGGCTCCTTGCCCGTGGTGGGGCTGATCGTCTACTACTTCATCGGCCCGCAGCGCATGAAGCGCCAGCGCATCAAACGCCTGCGCGCCCGCAACAAAAACCATGTGCGCGAGACCACGCGCCGCATCCGCGACGGCCAGCCCGAGGCCCCGGCCCAGCTGCGCGAGATGGTCAAGCTGGTCGAGGCCACCTGCGGCTTCCCGATCACCTCGGCCGAAAGTGTGGAGTTGCTCAGCGGCGGCGCGGCCACCTTTGACCGCATTCTGGAAGACGTCGCACAGGCCCGCCACCATGTGCATCTGGAATACTATATTTTCGAGCCCGACCAGACCGGCACGCGCCTGCGCGATGCGCTGGTCGAGCGGGCCAAAGCGGGGGTTAAGGTGCGCATGCTGGTCGATGCGCTGGGCTCCAAGCGCGTCAACCGCAAGTTCATCGCGCCCTTGCTGGCAGCGGGCGGCGAGTTTGCGGTGTTCCACCCCACTCGCATCGGCAGGCGTCTGCGCCCGGTAATCAACTTCCGCAGCCACCGCAAGATCCTGGTGGTAGATGGCCAGATCGGCTTTACCGGCGGCGTCAATATCACCGACGAAGAAGACCGCCGCGTCAACACCAACGCCTACCACGATGTGCACCTGCGCATGGCGGGGCCCATCGTCACCTGGCTGCAGACCACCTTCTTGGAAGACTGGGCCTATGCGCTGGAGAAGTCGGCCCAGGACATGCCTGCCAACCTGGACTTGCTGCTGCCCGATATGCCCGATGGCCGCCACGCGATGCAGCTGGTGAGCTCAGGCCCGGACAACCCGACCGAGCCCATCCACCGCGCCCATGTGGCCGCCATCCAGTCAGCCACCGTGCGGGTCTGGCTGACCACGCCTTACTTTGTGCCAACCGAGCCGGCCATGTATGCGCTGACCAGCGCCGCGCTGCGCGGCGTCGATGTGCGGCTGCTGGTGCCGGAGAAATCGGACTCCATCTTTGTGACGGCCGCTGCCCGCTCGTACTACGAGGAGCTGATCAGCGCCGGCGCCAAGGTCTACGAATACAGCGCGCGCATGCTGCACTCCAAGACCTTGGTGGTCGATGACAACCTGACCATCATCGGCACGGCCAACTTTGACAACCGAAGTTTTCGCCTGAACTACGAGGTGTGTGCGATTGGCTACGGGCCGGAGCTGAACGCCCGGCTGCAGGACCAGTTCAACACCGATCTGATGCGTTCCAAGCAGGTGGCTTCGCGCCGCAAGCAGCGCTTTTTGCCCCGGCTGGGTGATTCGATCGCGCGCCTGTTCTCGCCGCTTCTGTAG
- a CDS encoding nucleoside recognition domain-containing protein — translation MLNGLWLGFFVVAALAAFAQWLVGGNAQIFGDMVQALFAMAKLSVEVMVLLFGTLTLWLGFLKIAEKAGLVDMLARWLAPLFARLMPDVPRGHPALGLMTLNFAANALGLDNAATPIGLKAMRALQEINPSPTAASNAQILFLVLNASSLTLLPVTIFMYRMQQGAPDPTLVFLPILLATSVSTLVGLVSVAIVQRLPLWHPVVLAYLLPVGLVLAGFMAFLATLTSTAMAQVSSLLGNLTLFGLVVLFVVVGALRKVPVYESFIEGAKEGFDVAKGLLPYLVAMLCAVGLFRASGALGYALDGIRWLVDLSGMDTRFVDALPTALVKPFSGSAARAMLIETMQSHGVDSFPALAAAIIQGSTETTFYVLAVYFGAVGIQRARHAVPCALLAEFSGVVAAIVVCYQFFG, via the coding sequence ATGCTCAATGGCTTGTGGCTGGGTTTTTTTGTGGTGGCGGCCTTGGCCGCGTTCGCGCAGTGGCTGGTGGGCGGCAATGCGCAGATTTTTGGCGACATGGTGCAGGCGCTGTTTGCGATGGCCAAGCTCTCGGTCGAGGTGATGGTGCTGCTGTTTGGCACGCTCACGCTGTGGCTGGGCTTTTTGAAGATTGCGGAAAAGGCCGGCCTGGTCGATATGCTGGCCCGCTGGCTTGCGCCGTTGTTTGCCCGGCTGATGCCCGATGTGCCGCGCGGCCACCCGGCGCTGGGCCTGATGACGCTGAACTTTGCTGCCAACGCGCTGGGGCTGGACAACGCAGCCACCCCCATTGGCCTCAAGGCCATGCGCGCGCTGCAAGAGATCAACCCCTCGCCCACGGCCGCCAGCAATGCGCAGATTCTGTTTCTGGTGCTCAATGCCTCGTCTCTGACCCTGCTGCCAGTGACCATCTTCATGTACCGCATGCAGCAAGGCGCGCCCGACCCAACCCTGGTGTTTCTGCCGATCTTGCTGGCCACCTCGGTCTCGACGCTGGTCGGCCTGGTGTCGGTGGCCATCGTGCAGCGCCTGCCGCTGTGGCACCCGGTGGTGCTGGCCTATCTGCTGCCGGTCGGCCTGGTGCTGGCCGGATTCATGGCCTTTTTGGCGACCTTGACGTCCACGGCGATGGCGCAGGTGTCTTCCCTCTTGGGCAACCTCACCTTGTTTGGCCTGGTGGTACTGTTTGTCGTGGTGGGCGCGTTGCGCAAGGTGCCCGTGTACGAGAGCTTTATCGAAGGCGCCAAGGAAGGCTTTGATGTCGCCAAGGGCCTGCTTCCCTACCTGGTGGCCATGCTCTGCGCCGTGGGGCTCTTTCGCGCCTCGGGCGCGCTGGGCTATGCGCTCGACGGCATCCGCTGGCTGGTGGATCTGAGCGGTATGGACACGCGCTTTGTCGATGCGCTGCCTACTGCCCTGGTCAAGCCCTTCTCGGGCAGCGCCGCGCGCGCGATGCTGATCGAGACCATGCAAAGCCATGGCGTGGACAGCTTCCCGGCGCTGGCCGCTGCCATCATCCAGGGCAGCACCGAGACCACGTTCTATGTGCTGGCGGTGTACTTTGGCGCGGTCGGCATCCAGCGCGCGCGCCATGCGGTGCCCTGCGCGCTGCTGGCTGAGTTCTCGGGCGTGGTGGCCGCCATTGTGGTCTGCTACCAGTTCTTTGGTTGA
- the sbcB gene encoding exodeoxyribonuclease I: protein MQNFSSASASFFWHDYETFGAVPRRDRPAQFAGIRTDMDLNEIGEPVMLYCQPALDYLPSPQASLITGLTPQHCLEQGVPEHQFAAAVEGELGRPGTIGVGYNTIRFDDEVTRYMLWRNLRDPYAREWQNGCGRWDLLDVVRMVYALRPEGIEWPQKDDGSVSFKLEDLARANGILHESAHDALSDVRATIGLARLIKRLQPRLFDFALGLHKKDRVMQELALPATSANARPFLHVSGMYGVERGCIAVVWPLAQHPTNKNEVIAWDLAQDPSHLAELSVDEMRLRMFSAAADLPEGVTRLPIKTVHLNKSPMVVSSLRTLSAEQAARWQIDMDQALRHAAIARDLPDMSATWAAVFDRPPLEGVDVDQDLYSGFIGQADRRRLTQLTTMHPQELAVAKPGFDDERLHELLFRYRARNFPDSLNPEEQQRWLELRVAFLQEGLGGARTAEQMFAEIDQLSETADERAEELLGALYDWADAIMPDA from the coding sequence ATGCAGAACTTCTCGTCCGCCTCCGCCAGCTTTTTCTGGCATGACTACGAAACCTTTGGTGCCGTGCCGCGCCGTGACCGGCCCGCACAGTTTGCCGGCATCCGCACGGACATGGACCTCAACGAGATCGGCGAGCCGGTCATGCTGTACTGCCAGCCTGCGCTTGACTACCTGCCCAGCCCGCAGGCGAGCCTGATCACCGGCCTCACGCCCCAGCACTGCCTGGAGCAGGGCGTGCCCGAGCACCAGTTTGCCGCGGCTGTAGAGGGCGAGCTGGGCCGCCCGGGCACCATTGGCGTGGGCTACAACACTATCCGTTTTGATGACGAGGTGACGCGCTACATGCTGTGGCGCAACCTGCGCGACCCCTATGCCCGCGAATGGCAAAACGGCTGCGGCCGCTGGGATCTGCTCGATGTCGTGCGCATGGTCTATGCGCTGCGCCCCGAAGGCATCGAGTGGCCCCAAAAGGATGATGGCTCGGTCAGCTTCAAGCTCGAAGACCTGGCCCGCGCCAACGGCATCCTGCATGAATCGGCGCACGATGCACTGAGCGATGTGCGCGCCACCATTGGCCTGGCGCGCCTCATCAAGCGCCTGCAGCCGCGCCTCTTTGATTTTGCGCTGGGTCTGCACAAGAAGGACCGTGTGATGCAGGAGCTGGCCCTGCCAGCCACCTCCGCCAATGCCCGGCCTTTTTTGCATGTCTCGGGCATGTACGGGGTCGAGCGCGGCTGCATTGCCGTGGTCTGGCCGCTGGCCCAGCACCCGACCAACAAGAACGAGGTCATCGCCTGGGATCTGGCCCAGGACCCCAGCCACCTCGCTGAGCTGTCGGTCGACGAGATGCGCCTGCGCATGTTCAGCGCAGCTGCTGATCTGCCCGAAGGCGTGACGCGCCTGCCGATCAAGACGGTGCACCTGAACAAATCGCCGATGGTCGTCAGCAGCCTGCGTACGCTCAGCGCCGAGCAGGCCGCCCGCTGGCAGATCGACATGGACCAGGCCCTGCGCCATGCCGCGATTGCCCGCGATCTGCCCGATATGAGCGCCACCTGGGCTGCCGTGTTTGACCGCCCACCGCTCGAGGGTGTGGATGTGGACCAGGATTTGTACAGCGGCTTTATCGGCCAGGCCGACCGCCGGCGCCTGACCCAGCTGACGACCATGCACCCGCAGGAGCTGGCCGTTGCCAAGCCCGGTTTTGACGATGAACGACTGCATGAGCTGCTGTTCCGCTACCGGGCGCGCAACTTTCCCGATTCGCTCAACCCAGAGGAGCAGCAGCGCTGGCTGGAGCTGCGCGTGGCCTTTTTGCAAGAGGGCTTGGGCGGCGCGCGCACGGCCGAGCAGATGTTTGCCGAAATCGACCAGCTGTCGGAGACGGCCGATGAGCGCGCCGAAGAGCTTCTGGGCGCACTCTACGACTGGGCCGATGCGATCATGCCCGATGCCTGA
- a CDS encoding IS3 family transposase (programmed frameshift) — protein sequence MAKYDESYKLEVVQGYVQGQHGFRALAHAHGLDQATVRRWVKSYQQHGLSGLRKKFSRYSADFKLAVLQRMWRDDLSARETITLFDIRGGTGVISAWELQYHDGGPQALAPRPRGRSKKMPNPPTAKPAQAQAVMSADDTRSHADLLKEVKYLRAEVAYLKKLGGLGSGEKTSCAEKARIVLELRPDHDLKDLLRAGKLARSTFYYQAQVHRRGDKYAELKAQIRSVYELHKGRYGYRRIALELKRNGCHVNHKSVQRLMQVMGMKSLVRPKKYRSYRAGQHADVANVLQRQFMAEQPNQKWVTDVTEFNVLGKKLYLSPVMDLFNGEVVSYQMNTQPRLKMVGDMLRKALGKLGREEKPLLHSDQGWQYQSRAYRRLLADHGLVQSMSRRGNCLDNAAMESFFGTLKSEFFHLNKFSSVAQLQEGLHHYIHYYNHQRIKLKLKGLSPVQYRIQAFSP from the exons ATGGCGAAGTACGACGAGAGTTACAAGCTGGAAGTTGTCCAGGGCTACGTGCAGGGGCAGCATGGGTTCAGAGCACTGGCCCATGCTCACGGTCTCGACCAAGCGACAGTGCGACGTTGGGTAAAGAGCTACCAGCAGCATGGCCTATCAGGGTTGCGCAAGAAGTTCAGTCGCTACAGCGCTGACTTCAAACTGGCAGTGTTGCAGCGGATGTGGCGAGATGATCTGTCTGCACGAGAGACGATTACCTTGTTTGATATCCGGGGTGGCACGGGTGTCATCAGCGCCTGGGAGCTGCAATATCACGACGGTGGGCCGCAAGCACTTGCACCCCGGCCAAGAGGACGCTCCAAGAAGATGCCAAACCCACCCACAGCCAAGCCCGCACAGGCACAAGCAGTTATGTCTGCGGACGACACGCGTTCGCACGCAGATTTGCTCAAAGAGGTGAAGTACCTGCGCGCGGAGGTGGCGTACCTAAAAAAATTGG GAGGCCTTGGTTCAGGCGAAAAAACAAGCTGCGCAGAAAAAGCGCGGATAGTGCTTGAGCTAAGGCCAGATCACGACCTCAAGGACTTGCTGCGGGCAGGTAAGCTGGCGCGCAGCACCTTCTATTACCAGGCTCAAGTGCACAGGAGAGGCGACAAATACGCTGAGCTCAAGGCTCAGATCCGATCTGTCTACGAGCTTCACAAAGGACGCTATGGCTATCGGCGTATTGCGCTTGAACTCAAGCGCAATGGCTGTCATGTGAACCACAAGAGCGTGCAGCGCCTGATGCAGGTAATGGGGATGAAGTCCCTGGTTCGGCCCAAGAAATATCGCTCCTATCGCGCCGGGCAGCACGCGGACGTGGCCAATGTGTTGCAGCGCCAGTTCATGGCCGAGCAGCCTAACCAGAAATGGGTGACGGACGTGACAGAGTTCAACGTCTTGGGTAAAAAGCTATACCTGTCGCCTGTCATGGATCTATTCAATGGCGAGGTGGTGAGCTATCAGATGAATACGCAACCGCGCTTGAAGATGGTGGGTGACATGTTGCGCAAGGCGCTAGGCAAGCTGGGCAGGGAGGAAAAACCATTGCTGCATTCCGACCAGGGCTGGCAGTACCAAAGTCGTGCCTATCGCCGCTTGCTGGCCGATCATGGCCTGGTGCAAAGCATGTCACGTCGGGGCAATTGCTTGGATAACGCAGCGATGGAGAGCTTCTTCGGAACCTTGAAGTCCGAGTTCTTCCACCTCAACAAGTTCAGCAGTGTGGCGCAGCTTCAAGAAGGTCTTCACCACTACATCCATTACTACAATCACCAACGCATCAAGCTAAAACTAAAAGGCCTGAGTCCGGTGCAATACCGGATTCAGGCCTTCAGTCCCTAG
- a CDS encoding N-methyl-D-aspartate receptor NMDAR2C subunit, producing the protein MARAAAPQIAQPAELALALCFHDAIYDPQAKDNERRSANWAQAVMQAAGAAPDALQRVDALVMATCHFQPAQAPLPADSAWMLDIDLSILGAPGARFAQYQAQIQAEYAWVPAADYALRRQSVLRGFLQRPAIYQTATMRARLEAQARQNLEQALALAIA; encoded by the coding sequence ATGGCTCGAGCAGCTGCCCCGCAGATAGCGCAGCCGGCAGAGCTGGCACTGGCCCTGTGCTTTCACGACGCGATTTATGACCCGCAGGCCAAGGACAATGAACGGCGCAGTGCCAACTGGGCGCAAGCGGTGATGCAGGCAGCCGGGGCCGCGCCCGATGCCTTGCAGCGGGTGGATGCACTGGTCATGGCCACCTGCCATTTCCAGCCCGCGCAAGCGCCGCTGCCGGCAGACAGCGCCTGGATGCTCGATATAGATCTGTCTATCCTGGGCGCGCCAGGCGCGCGTTTTGCGCAGTACCAGGCGCAGATCCAGGCCGAATATGCCTGGGTGCCCGCTGCCGACTATGCGCTGCGCCGCCAGTCGGTGCTGCGCGGCTTTTTGCAGCGCCCGGCGATTTACCAGACGGCGACCATGCGGGCCCGGCTGGAGGCGCAGGCGCGCCAGAACCTGGAGCAGGCCCTGGCGCTGGCGATAGCCTGA
- a CDS encoding propionate--CoA ligase, producing MSRFADFYARSIHDRDAFWAEQAQRIDWHVPPQQICDYSNPPFARWFVGGQTNLCHNAIDRHVAERGDQAALIAVSTETNTERSYSYAELHREVQRMAAALLALGVKKGDRVQIYMPMIAEAAIAMLASARIGAIHSVVFGGFASGSLATRIDDAQPTVIISADAGSRAGKVVPYKPLLDEAIALARHKPQAVLMVDRGLAPMKRVAGRDHHWADLRAQHLDAQVPCEWVEATHPSYTLYTSGTTGRPKGVQRDTGGYTVALAASLPAIFDAKPGQTFFCTSDIGWVVGHSYIIYAPLIGGMATLMYEGVPLRPDPGIWWSLVEKYKVTHMFSAPTAIRVLKKQDPEYLSKYDLSSLQALWLAGEPLDEPTASWISGAIGRPIIDNYWQTETGWPILTLCNGVEPQPSRFGSPGKAVFGYHIKLIDGETGAELVEPMQKGVIAIEGPLPPGCLMTVWRDDQRFVNTYWKSIPGRLVYSTFDWGVRDKDGYYFILGRTDDVINVAGHRLGTREIEESISGHPDIAEVAVVGVADALKGQVALAFAVPRSNAVAGDSAACSALEKSVCNHVDSQLGAVARPARVYFVATLPKTRSGKLLRRALQAVAEKRDTGDLSTMEDPAALQQVVAAMAAAER from the coding sequence ATGAGCCGTTTTGCCGACTTTTACGCCCGCTCGATCCACGACCGCGATGCCTTCTGGGCCGAGCAGGCGCAGCGCATCGACTGGCATGTGCCGCCGCAGCAGATCTGTGACTACAGCAACCCGCCATTTGCGCGCTGGTTTGTCGGCGGCCAGACCAACCTCTGCCACAACGCCATCGATCGCCATGTGGCCGAGCGCGGCGACCAGGCCGCGCTGATTGCGGTATCGACCGAGACCAATACCGAGCGCAGCTACAGCTATGCCGAGTTGCACCGCGAAGTGCAGCGCATGGCCGCAGCGCTGCTGGCGCTGGGCGTCAAAAAGGGCGACCGGGTGCAGATCTACATGCCGATGATTGCCGAGGCCGCCATCGCGATGCTGGCCAGCGCGCGCATCGGCGCCATCCATTCGGTGGTGTTTGGCGGCTTTGCCTCGGGCTCGCTCGCCACCCGCATTGACGATGCCCAGCCCACGGTCATCATCAGCGCCGATGCCGGCTCGCGCGCCGGCAAAGTCGTGCCCTACAAGCCCTTGCTGGATGAGGCCATTGCGCTGGCCCGCCACAAGCCGCAAGCGGTGCTGATGGTGGACCGGGGCTTGGCTCCCATGAAGCGGGTAGCTGGCCGGGACCATCATTGGGCCGATCTGCGTGCCCAGCACCTGGATGCCCAGGTGCCCTGCGAATGGGTGGAGGCCACCCACCCCAGCTACACGCTCTACACCAGCGGCACCACCGGCAGGCCCAAGGGCGTGCAGCGCGATACCGGCGGCTACACGGTGGCGCTGGCCGCCAGCCTGCCGGCGATCTTTGATGCAAAGCCCGGCCAGACCTTTTTTTGCACCAGCGATATCGGCTGGGTCGTGGGCCACAGCTACATCATCTATGCGCCGCTCATCGGCGGCATGGCCACCCTCATGTACGAAGGTGTGCCGCTGCGCCCGGACCCGGGCATCTGGTGGAGCCTGGTCGAGAAATACAAGGTCACGCACATGTTCTCGGCGCCCACCGCGATCCGTGTGCTCAAAAAGCAGGACCCGGAGTACCTCAGCAAGTACGACCTGAGCAGCCTGCAGGCGCTGTGGCTGGCGGGCGAGCCGCTCGATGAGCCCACAGCCAGCTGGATCAGCGGCGCCATTGGGCGCCCCATCATTGACAACTACTGGCAGACCGAGACTGGCTGGCCGATCCTCACGCTGTGCAACGGCGTCGAGCCCCAGCCATCGCGCTTTGGCAGCCCGGGCAAGGCCGTGTTTGGCTACCACATCAAGCTGATCGATGGCGAGACCGGCGCCGAGTTGGTCGAGCCGATGCAAAAGGGCGTGATTGCCATAGAAGGCCCCTTGCCCCCTGGCTGCCTGATGACGGTATGGCGCGATGACCAGCGCTTTGTCAACACCTACTGGAAGAGCATTCCAGGCCGCCTGGTCTACAGCACCTTTGATTGGGGTGTGCGTGACAAGGACGGTTACTACTTCATCCTGGGCCGCACCGATGATGTGATCAATGTCGCCGGGCACCGCCTGGGCACGCGCGAGATTGAGGAAAGCATCTCCGGCCACCCCGATATTGCAGAAGTTGCCGTTGTAGGCGTGGCCGATGCCTTGAAAGGCCAGGTGGCACTGGCCTTTGCGGTGCCGCGCAGCAATGCGGTCGCGGGTGACAGCGCCGCATGCAGCGCGCTGGAAAAATCCGTCTGCAACCATGTGGACAGCCAGCTCGGTGCCGTGGCGCGGCCAGCGCGCGTCTATTTTGTCGCCACCTTGCCCAAGACGCGCAGCGGCAAACTGCTGCGCCGCGCGCTGCAGGCGGTGGCCGAGAAGCGCGATACGGGCGATCTGTCGACGATGGAAGACCCGGCAGCGCTGCAGCAGGTGGTGGCGGCGATGGCGGCGGCTGAGCGCTAA